In Aspergillus nidulans FGSC A4 chromosome II, the genomic stretch AGTATAAAATAGGTGTAacgggtgtaggcagtattattcaactggctgtcctgtataaacgagtatcacaagcttagagaaagaaacaaaagatagcAGCGCAcatatctctcctccctttatcaacctttctgacttcccggacctgtatgccgacggatcccttttccaaagttatgaggacggatctcctttcctaagcttcgaggccgcaatttccgaagctgtacactgatgttgcagaaaccttatttagaactaggttgagggcatggccgacaaccaagatccaggccatagcctgtgacaatAGGTGTCATTTTATATGGAATACAGAGGTGGTCCGCTCGCTTACATGGGCCACTCGCTTACACGATACGTTACTTTATCTTATTTATAATCAGAAATATACTCGCACATACGACCAAGCGCATGGAGATAGGGGCTCCTTGTCCCCTAAGCTGTAGTTAATCAACAGTTTCAACGCAATGATTGATAGATATTCATGGCAGACAACATAGGTGCAAGGTATGCTACCAAAGAATTGGTAATGTCTCCGTAAACCAGGAGAGGGTTGCAGGAGATGAGTGCAATTGGGATCTCAACTCAGAACCCTAGGCTGTCGTCAATATTGAAATGTCATGTGACGCTCATTCTGTACACCACGTATACAGGATGAACCCGCTGGCTGGCTTACGCCACATGATATCGTGGGCAAGCAACGATCTCAGCCCCTGATGTTACGACCCCTCAACGTATCGTATCgagaggttgaagaaggaagatagttaatcaatcgtcatatggcgtCGATCCTGTGTgggctacgttcgtgtagttccttctgccctttcccctccaGGCATCCGCAAcaagaaacaaaaacaatcaatcatacttcataccTTGAACAGAACTTGCTCGTTGCAACACCGTTCGGGCCGCTCTGAACCATCTTCTGTCCAATGGCCAGCCTGGCCGCAACAAAACCATTGAACCCGAGTTGCCGGCATGCCATCCGACGCCCCTGACTTTACTACATCCTCAGTATACCCTTTAAGATTTCGGTGATGATGACTCGTCGACTGCTTCAAATCAAAAAAGGCCGACAACATCCGGAGTCGCTATCTGAATCGTCCTTGCACAAGTTTGCACAGGCCTGGATAGGGCTTAGTGAATCTATGCTGCTTATATGACTTTGCGAATCTAGTAGCGATGGAGATATTATAGTATTCATGGTGTGGTTATTGTGGCTTAttttatcttttcttctcaagAAGACGCGGTGCAAGAAACTGGAGGTGGTTGCAATATTGGAAAAGGCACTTATCAGGGCGAAGGTGCAGGTTGCAACGTTAGAAGAAGTACAGGTGAAAGACAGCGTGTGTAGATGCTAAGGGTCTTATAGGTCTATTCATGGAGTTGTGTTTGATAGTATGAAACGCGTCTATTATGAGTAAAAATGACTCTAATCAGGTATAAAATACATAATCTAAAACCAATTGACTGCGCCTTAGTAGATACCTTTTCTATAAAGAGAACAATCCactcctcttctttccctgtGGATAAACAATCAGTGCACTAACAAACAACCCAACCGTAATACCAATTGCTGTCTGAATCATACCATAACCCAAACTCGTCAACGAACTACCATTGGTACCACCGGACGTATCCGCCGTCCCATTTCGCACTGCATCCGAGTACTCAATCGCCGATAGGATCGACCCTGACGACGCCAACCCGGAAGGCACCAGAGTGAAGATACCCGGAATCGTTGAGCTTACTGCGTTACCGTGCCATAGGCGACTGTATAAATTCGCCAAAAGACCGATCGTAAAGGCACCAACGGTATTGGCAACCTGGGAGGAGGAGCCCAGTCTTTGTGTACTGAAATAGTTGGTGACGTACCCGGTTGTGCCGATGAAAACCATGACTGGTAATTGGCGGAATTTGGCTTGGTTGATTAGAGCAGCAATTAGAGAGTAGACGGCGACAAAAGGGAAGTGCTGTGTGTAGGCGCTACCCCAGACGGACTGGCGCGCGCAGGTGGTGTCGCTGGTGGCGTTGGAATCGATGGCGCCGTAGATTGTCGTGCCTACAGTCACACCGTAGCCGAGAAAGAGGGAGTAGATGATCGTGTAAACGAGTCGAATTGAACCGGCAATCATCTGGTGCGATTGTAGTTCAAGACTGCTAGTTAACACGGAGAAACCAGGGAGAATGAGCGCAATGGAAGATTGAGTGATCGAGGCGTAGCAGAAGACAGGATCGGTGCGGCCGGGCAATCGTATACTTCCGAACGCGCGGGCGAGGAACGAGACGACGATAGCTGCGCTGACTTCGAAAACGTTTGCATAGAGTGCTGAACGGGGTGCAAGAATATGCTGCATGAAACCAACGCAGCAGCCAAGGAAGAAGATTATGGGCATGTCGATGGGTCGCGCGGAAAAGGAAAACGGGCCTACAGCTGCAGAACCCAGTCCGTAGAGAAGAATCACAAGCCACTTGTTATACCGTGGCTTGCGGTCCATCAGCTCTGTCAACTCTGCAATCGCGGTTTGAATGTCCACCATATCGTGAGTGACTCGTTTATAACAATGGTGAACTGCCTCTAGCCGCCCGAGGTCCAGCCCTTGGGGAACGCGAACGAGTTTAACCTCTGCGGTACGAGTGACCGGGTCGTCAAATGACATTATCATGCAGCCAGGAAGGTACATGAACTGCGCATTAATGTCCAAAACTCGCGCCGTCATCTGCATGTACTCCTCCAGACGGTGGGTCGGAGCTCCGTAACGCATGAATGCGCGACAGAGCTGCATGATATAACGCTGACGGAAGATGATTTCCGCGATATGAATCGTCAGCTTGACTTCCTTGCTAACTttgtcgttcttcttctttttcttcttgtcacCAGTCTGGAGCTCGACCGGCGGCACGTCTGCCTTCGCCCAGGCGTTGGACGAGGCGATATGGCCCATGCTCATGGAAGCTCGCACCAGAGACGCTGTCGCAGTGTGATCCGACTTTTTGTACCAATGCCTTGGCTTTATCTTTGGCCGATTCGGAGGCGTCgtcgttgatgatgtcgacaCCGGAGTGATACCAGGCGTGACAAGAGTAGCCTGGGACTCCGTCTCCGACTCGGGTGCCGAGTACAAGCTCGTTGTTCGCGAATGCTGCGCTGCATTcgactgcagctgcagcagggctCCGAGCACGCCTCCTGGTAAAGAGGACGGCGCTGGCGTATGTGCAGATGCCTCGACATCGTCCGCCGGTTTTCCGGCCACCGGTTCATTAGAAGTCGGTAAGCCCTTCATGCCCTGCATCAGCCGTTCGGCCTCGGCGCGCACGGCTTGCTGGTACTGAGCAATGTTTGACTGCTCGGTTCCATCCTTTCGAAAAATAGCAGCCAATGCGTCGTCATCGGTTGAACCCAGCTTCTCAGGGTCAATAAGGGAAGAGCCCAGTCCAGCTTCGTGCTCGCCCATTGGCCGACTCAGAATTTCCGCTAGGCGACTCGACTGATCCCGAACGGTGCGAGCAGCTCCCCGCCATCGTTCACGGCTGAGGAGGGACGTACCTGTGATGGAAAGCGTATCATTCCGagcttgctctgcttcttcagtTTTTTCCTCCCCGCGGGGTTCCGGGCTGGCGGAACCGCTTGACGCAGGATTCTGAACGCCCATTGGGTTGGCAACTGGAGTTCGTCGTCGAGAACTCAAGAAATCAGATCTGACCGAACCAGGGATCCTGAGATTAAATCCAACCTAACATGCAGAAGACTGAGATTCGGTTCAGCGAATTCAGGGGGTAAGGGCGGCAGAGCAGCCTCCCCACCGAGAAAGCCGAAATTCCCCCCTAATTCGAGGATTGACATCAAAATTTCCTGCGTGTCCATGTGGGTCAAACGGCCGAGATTAGAGATATGTCAAGCTTTGACACGTGTCTTACTGAAGGCTTGATTGCCTCGTCGAATCAGGTTCGGTGTATATTAGGTGTATATTGCTGTGGGTCTGAGATCGTACCAGTCTTACACTCTTACATGCAGGGACTAGCTATGATATCAGCTTGACAATACAAATGCTGGTGGCTCCAGCGGGTTGTCAAGAGGCCATATTTGGCGGGAGAAAACCCGTTGAGTCACCGAAGCGTCTCCTAAGACCATGTTCCGGACTATGCATCTGGATCAATGTATGGTACGTGACCGTGTATGCAACGattaacgtggttggtaagcgagctgcgcatgtaagcgagctgcgcacctgcatacagatttcccatattttgaccttttaatcaaccacaacgcctttatattaattattatttatttggacaagcatttcttctatgcccaattctatggcaggtactacatgtaggtaatgcccgtgcctttggtgtttgtgcaccttctgctggtggcccgcatggaccaggtattgcctgaaaagacgcattatgagcttcctcgagctctgtagcctcttgtacagacagaccattatcatgagctatccatctatgcgtacgagctcgctttcgcctttgtatagcattttcagcacgtagcgccctattctcttgctccaatagtatgcccttttgcattgcaatttgacagcctttaattagctggtttagggcattatgggacggtgatggtggactttttgagcgctgtttgagaaaatctctgagtaaagaagcttgctttagaagctcatcaacatttgctggtgtatgtgggcaaaaagtgcttgcctggcttccacggcttccagggggtgtaggcgtacgagcctgaatactaagctttgaaagcactggttcaggattcaatggcactag encodes the following:
- a CDS encoding threonine/serine exporter family protein (transcript_id=CADANIAT00005278), which codes for MGVQNPASSGSASPEPRGEEKTEEAEQARNDTLSITGTSLLSRERWRGAARTVRDQSSRLAEILSRPMGEHEAGLGSSLIDPEKLGSTDDDALAAIFRKDGTEQSNIAQYQQAVRAEAERLMQGMKGLPTSNEPVAGKPADDVEASAHTPAPSSLPGGVLGALLQLQSNAAQHSRTTSLYSAPESETESQATLVTPGITPVSTSSTTTPPNRPKIKPRHWYKKSDHTATASLVRASMSMGHIASSNAWAKADVPPVELQTGDKKKKKKNDKVSKEVKLTIHIAEIIFRQRYIMQLCRAFMRYGAPTHRLEEYMQMTARVLDINAQFMYLPGCMIMSFDDPVTRTAEVKLVRVPQGLDLGRLEAVHHCYKRVTHDMVDIQTAIAELTELMDRKPRYNKWLVILLYGLGSAAVGPFSFSARPIDMPIIFFLGCCVGFMQHILAPRSALYANVFEVSAAIVVSFLARAFGSIRLPGRTDPVFCYASITQSSIALILPGFSVLTSSLELQSHQMIAGSIRLVYTIIYSLFLGYGVTVGTTIYGAIDSNATSDTTCARQSVWGSAYTQHFPFVAVYSLIAALINQAKFRQLPVMVFIGTTGYVTNYFSTQRLGSSSQVANTVGAFTIGLLANLYSRLWHGNAVSSTIPGIFTLVPSGLASSGSILSAIEYSDAVRNGTADTSGGTNGSSLTSLGYGKEEEWIVLFIEKSGASDGMPATRVQWFCCGQAGHWTEDGSERPERCCNEQVLFKLRGQGAPISMRLVAMAWILVVGHALNLVLNKVSATSVYSFGNCGLEA